In a genomic window of Mastacembelus armatus chromosome 3, fMasArm1.2, whole genome shotgun sequence:
- the slc12a4 gene encoding solute carrier family 12 member 4, whose protein sequence is MPHFTVVPVQDQAQSSYDSLEGINWVDYRDTGQGYHDHQDTVSSDGHGNHKEDSPFLADSASKNNDFYDKNLALFEEELDIRPKVSSLLSRLVNYTNISQGAKEHEEEESAVASRRKTPKSPNMGTLMGVYLPCLQNIFGVILFLRLTWIVGMAGIIQSLLIVLMCCSCTMLTAISMSAIATNGVVPAGGAYFMISRSLGPEFGGAVGLCFYLGTTFASAMYILGAIEIFLTYLVPQAAIFHTTDMLGSDSAMLNNMRVYGSICLSLMAVVVFVGVKYVNKLASLFLACVIISIVSIYAGAIKSITHPPDFPICMLGNRTLVRDRFDVCAKTVIKGNITVPSQLWDRFCLAGNMSSSQCDDFFIQNNVTEIQGIPGLSSGIIRENMWGNYLQKGEILEKVGLPSVGTHSAIENFGMYVSADIATSFTLLVGIFFPSATGIMAGSNRSGDLRDAQKSIPVGTILAITTTSLVYLSSVVLFGSCIEGVVLRDKFGDAVKKNLVVGTLSWPSPWVIVIGSFFSTVGAGLQSLTGAPRLLQAIAKDNIIPFLRVFGHGKTNGEPTWALLLTGLIAELGILIASLDLVAPILSMFFLMCYLFVNLACAVQTLLRTPNWRPRFKYYHWALSFLGMSMCLALMFISSWYYAIVAMGIAGMIYKYIEYQGAEKEWGDGIRGLSLSAARYALLRLEVGPPHTKNWRPQLLVLLKLDEDLHVKYPRLLTFASQLKAGKGLTIVGSVIHGNFLESYGEMQAAEQTIKNMMEIERVKGFCQVVVAIKVREGIVHLIQSCGLGGMKHNTVVMGWPYGWRQSEDPRAWKTFINTVRCTTAAHLALMVPKNVSFYPSNHERFTDGNIDVWWIVHDGGMLMLLPFLLKQHKVWRKCKMRIFTVAQMDDNSIQMKKDLATFLYQLRIEAEVEVVEMHDSDISAYTYERTLMMEQRSQMLRQMRLSSEERQREAQLVKDRHSLVRMGSLYSDEEEEVVEAPSEQVQMTWTKEKCEAERRNRNNAPENFRELMSLKPDQSNVRRMHTAVKLNEVIVNRSHDARLVLLNMPGPPRNTDGDENYMEFLEVLTEGLERVLLVRGGGREVITIYS, encoded by the exons GTCATGGGAATCATAAAGAAGATAGCCCATTTCTTGCCGATTCTGCTAGCAAGAACAATGATTTCTATGACAAGAACCTTGCTTTGTTTGAG GAAGAGCTGGACATCCGGCCAAAAGTTTCCTCTCTGCTCAGCCGTTTGGTCAACTACACAAACATCTCCCAGGGAGCCAAGGagcatgaggaggaggagagtgctGTGGCCTCACGTCGGAAGACCCCAAAG TCTCCCAACATGGGCACTCTGATGGGAGTCTACTTACCGTGTCTCCAGAATATCTTTGGTGTCATTCTTTTTCTCCGACTGACATGGATTGTTGGGATGGCTGGCATCATACAGTCTCTCCTGATTGTCCTCATGTGCTGCTCATGC ACAATGCTAACAGCCATATCAATGAGTGCCATTGCTACCAATGGTGTTGTTCCCG CTGGAGGAGCATACTTCATGATATCACGCTCCCTTGGTCCTGAGTTTGGAGGAGCAGTGGGGTTGTGCTTCTACTTGGGCACTACATTTGCTTCTGCCATGTACATACTCGGTGCCATTGAAATATTCTTG ACATATCTGGTCCCTCAGGCAGCCATTTTCCACACCACAGACATGCTTGGGAGTGACAGTGCAATGCTGAACAATATGAGAGTCTATGGTTCTATCTGTCTCAGCCTGATGGCTGTAGTGGTTTTCGTAGGAGTCAAATATGTCAACAAGCTGGCCTCCCTTTTTCTGGCCTGCGTCATTATCTCAATTGTCTCCATCTATGCAGGGGCAATCAAATCCATAACTCATCCACCGGATTTCCC tatCTGCATGTTGGGCAATAGGACGTTGGTGAGAGATCGCTTTGATGTATGTGCCAAGACTGTGATAAAGGGCAATATCACAGTGCCCAGTCAGCTGTGGGACAGATTCTGTCTGGCGGGAAACATGAGCAGCTCTCAGTGTGATGATTTCTTCATCCAGAACAATGTGACAGAGATACAGGGCATCCCTGGACTGAGCAGTGGGATAATTAGAG aaaatatgtgGGGCAATTACCTGCAGAAAGGAGAGATCTTAGAAAAAGTGGGACTGCCATCAGTGGGTACACATAGTGCTATAGAGAATTTTGGCATGTATGTGTCAGCAGACATAGCTACATCATTCACACTTTTGGTGGGGATCTTCTTCCCATCTGCGACAG GTATTATGgcaggctccaacagatccgGTGATCTTCGGGATGCTCAGAAGTCCATCCCTGTGGGGACTATTTTAGCTATTACTACTACCTCTCTTGTCT ATTTAAGTTCTGTAGTCTTGTTTGGATCCTGCATTGAAGGAGTAGTCCTTAGGGATAA GTTTGGGGATGCCGTTAAAAAAAACCTGGTTGTGGGGACTCTGTCCTGGCCATCTCCTTGGGTTATTGTCATTGGCTCCTTCTTCTCTACAGTTGGGGCAGGCCTGCAGTCTCTCACTGGGGCTCCCAGACTTCTGCAGGCTATTGCCAAGGATAACATCATTCCTTTCCTCAGG gtaTTTGGTCACGGCAAGACCAATGGAGAGCCCACATGGGCACTGCTACTGACTGGTCTTATAGCTGAGCTGGGCATCCTTATTGCCTCACTGGATTTGGTGGCTCCTATCCTTTCCAT GTTCTTCTTGATGTGCTATCTATTTGTCAACTTAGCCTGTGCAGTTCAGACTCTTTTACGCACACCAAACTGGAGGCCAAGGTTTAAATATTACCACTG GGCACTGTCCTTTCTGGGCATGAGTATGTGTCTGGCCCTGATGTTCATCTCCTCCTGGTACTATGCTATAGTGGCCATGGGTATTGCTGGGATGATCTACAAGTACATCGAGTACCAGGG agcagagaaggagTGGGGGGATGGTATAAGAGGACTGTCCCTTAGTGCTGCTCGCTACGCCCTGCTAAGATTAGAGGTTGGACCCCCACACACCAAGAACTGGAG ACCCCAGCTGTTGGTGCTGCTGAAGCTGGACGAAGACCTCCATGTAAAATATCCTCGACTGCTTACCTTTGCCTCTCAGCTGAAAGCAGGAAAGGGTCTCACCATTGTGGGCTCTGTCATCCACGGCAACTTCCTGGAAAGCTATGGGGAAATGCAGGCAGCTGAACAG ACTATTAAGAATATGATGGAGATTGAAAGGGTCAAGGGTTTCTGCCAGGTTGTGGTGGCAATAAAGGTGCGGGAGGGCATTGTCCATCTGATCCAATCTTGTGGTCTGGGAGGCATGAAGCACAACACTGTGGTGATGGGCTGGCCATACGGCTGGAGACAGAGTGAGGACCCTCGAGCCTGGAAGACTTTTATCA ACACAGTACGCTGCACCACGGCTGCCCACTTGGCCCTGATGGTGCCTAAAAATGTTTCCTTCTATCCAAGCAACCATGAACGCTTCACAGATGGAAATATTGATGTGTGGTGGATCGTTCATGATGGAGGGATGTTAATGCTGCTACCTTTTCTGCTAAAACAGCACAAA GTGTGGAGGAAATGCAAGATGCGCATCTTCACTGTAGCCCAAATGGATGACAACAGTATccagatgaagaaagacctggcCACGTTTCTTTATCAGCTGAGAATAGAggctgaggtggaggtggtggagatg CATGACAGTGACATCTCAGCCTACACCTATGAGCGGACGTTAATGATGGAGCAGAGGTCTCAGATGCTGAGGCAAATGAGGCTGTCCagtgaagaaagacaaagagag GCCCAGCTGGTTAAGGACAGGCACTCTTTAGTGCGAATGGGAAGTCTATACtcagatgaagaggaggaagtggTTGAAGCTCCTTCAGAACAGGTTCAGATGACATGGACTAAAGAGAAGTgtgaggcagagaggaggaacAGAAACAATGCACCTGAGAACTTTAGAGAACTCATGAGCCTTAAACC GGATCAGTCCAATGTGCGGCGAATGCATACAGCTGTGAAGCTGAATGAAGTCATTGTCAACAGGTCGCATGATGCTCGATTAGTGCTGCTTAACATGCCTGGGCCACCACGAAACACAGATGGAGATGAGAATT ATATGGAGTTTCTGGAGGTGCTGACTGAAGGCTTGGAAAGAGTGCTGCTGGTGAGAGGTGGAGGTCGGGAGGTCATCACTATCTACTCATAA